One window from the genome of Kluyveromyces marxianus DMKU3-1042 DNA, complete genome, chromosome 3 encodes:
- the SMC3 gene encoding cohesin subunit SMC3 yields MVHIKTVVISGFKTFKNRTVVENLSPHHNVIVGSNGSGKSNLFAAIRFVLSEENTNLKREDRKGFIYQGAGQVMSAFVEIVFDDPENLMLAPLKNDTGEVKIRRTVGLKKDEYMINNKNSTRQDVKRILENIGFSTSNPYNIVPQGRIISLTNAKDVERLHLLEDVVGAKSFENKLKDSMKKMDAAERDRLKISAELDELDKRLGDLSEEKKELEKYNNLNRDRKVLQFCLYDRELNEVTSQIEKLEGDYNAVLENSSEYVMELEKREALTSHLDKEIIAIESEIKIKESVDLPQIKASKLENAKELADLDSQIKDINIQLDASVHQLESNKEEITIVKDEIEAKRTMISELEPKHVEYSEKSELLKYSIARLRGRQMELLSKKGKYEDFQTVEQRNNWIKEQINELNLSITKMRNAKIQLENQRKELMRELEELKVEIDELTDSVNGMGTISHMDDLENKVTTSRKEYLVKIDQRKQLWRQEQKLQSILASLDNDVKRFESNVNETIDRSLAVGLKNVNEIVTKLSLQDKVFGPLGELIKVSDKYKICAEVVGGNSLFNVIVDNEDTASVLINQLYSMKGGRVTFVPLNKIVFDNNITYPSNSEQNHCTPLIKKIKFDIKFENVVKQVFGRTIVVKSLTEAAILAKESKLNAITLEGDRADSRGVLSGGYLDQHKNNRLSSLKDFKRSKKDYSKTQGELQEVKKALQQVEQQIDELNNTVKEAVSNRDALQSGIEKSRSELNGRISKKISLEDTISTINQKISKLDLELQQSENKVEALNLDLGKPFVNELDNKEKLELEQISTSVQEKEDDLNTCASSLSELSAKLDEFNAELNSKLIPKLHELERKPLTSTESHISQMSNQKELLEMDRKSVIETKARIDNELSTLVSDIATLKEKKASLQRDLEKANSHQRSLIKRITSYQKNAEKVLIKKSSLNSRKDELQHLIREVGILAEESLKSYKSLASDDILKKLNVITKSLSQMTNVNKRASENYSRFEEKRKELNSRADELEESKKSIETLIEQLKEQKLTAIEKTFMKVSENFSEVFENLVPRGVGKLIINRCDDIATPETTTRKRKRDIRQVSSLSEIKDDNKYTGVSIQVSFNSKKDEQLRVEQLSGGQKTVCAIALILAIQMVDPAPFYLFDEVDAALDKQYRIAVARTIKRLSDKAQFICTTFRTDMINVADTFFRVKFENKVSTVSEVSRSDAVNFIRGSNRKEAD; encoded by the coding sequence ATGGTTCACATCAAGACTGTGGTGATAAGTGGTTTCAAGACCTTCAAAAATAGAACTGTTGTCGAAAATCTCTCTCCGCATCATAATGTAATTGTCGGGTCTAACGGTTCAGGGAAGTCCAACCTGTTTGCCGCTATCAGATTTGTTTTAAGCGAAGAGAATACTAACTTAAAACGTGAAGATAGAAAGGGCTTTATCTATCAAGGTGCAGGTCAGGTAATGAGTGCATTTGTAGAAATAGTGTTTGATGATCCTGAAAACTTGATGTTAGCGCCATTAAAAAATGACACTGGGGAGGTGAAGATTAGGCGAACCGTGGGATTGAAAAAGGACGAGTACATGataaataataagaatTCAACTAGACAAGATGTCAAGAGAATACTGGAAAATATAGGATTCTCCACCTCTAATCCGTATAATATTGTTCCTCAAGGACGaataatttctttaacGAATGCGAAGGATGTGGAACGTCTGCATCTTCttgaagatgttgttgGGGCAAAGTCctttgaaaacaaattgaaagattccatgaaaaaaatggatgCGGCTGAAAGAGATAGATTAAAAATTTCTGCCGAATTAGATGAATTAGATAAACGTTTGGGCGATTTATctgaggaaaagaaggaactcgagaaatataataatcttAACAGAGATAGAAAGGTATTACAGTTTTGCTTATATGACAGGGAGCTTAATGAAGTGACAAGCCAGATAGAAAAGCTTGAGGGAGACTACAATGCAGTTTTAGAAAATTCATCTGAGTATGTAATGGAATTAGAAAAGAGGGAGGCTTTAACGTCACATCTTGATAAAGAGATTATTGCTATTGAATCGGagataaagataaaagagTCCGTTGATTTACCACAAATAAAGGCATCGAAGCTTGAAAATGCAAAAGAATTAGCAGATTTAGACTCTCAGATCAAAGATATAAATATACAACTGGATGCCTCTGTTCACCAACTTGAATCAAATAAGGAAGAAATTACTATAGTAAAAGATGAAATAGAAGCAAAAAGGACTATGATATCTGAACTAGAACCAAAACACGTCGAGTATTCAGAGAAGTCAGAACTTTTAAAATATTCCATTGCAAGATTACGTGGAAGGCAAATGgaattattatcaaaaaagGGTAAATATGAAGACTTTCAAACCgttgaacaaagaaataattggatcaaagaacaaataaATGAGTTAAACTTATCAATAACAAAGATGAGAAATGCTAAAATACAGCTGgaaaatcaaagaaaagagttAATGAGAGAGCTGGAAGAACTTAAAGTAGAGATCGATGAACTTACTGACTCAGTTAACGGTATGGGAACAATTTCACATATGGATGACttagaaaacaaagttaCAACATCAAGAAAGGAATATTTAGTAAAAATagatcaaagaaaacagcTCTGGagacaagaacaaaaactccAGAGCATACTTGCGTCTTTGGATAACGATGTCAAAAGATTTGAATCTAATGTCAACGAAACAATCGACCGTTCTTTAGCTGTCGGTCTAAAGAACGTAAATGAAATTGTAACTAAATTAAGTCTGCAAGATAAAGTGTTTGGTCCTTTAGGTGAGTTAATAAAAGTCAGTGACAAGTACAAAATCTGCGCAGAAGTCGTTGGAGGAAACTCGCTTTTTAATGTTATCGTCGATAATGAAGATACTGCAAGCGTGCTAATAAACCAATTGTATTCCATGAAAGGAGGCAGAGTTACATTTGTTCCACTCAATAAGATAGTATTCGATAACAACATAACATACCCCAGCAATTCTGAACAAAATCATTGTACTCCATTAATAAAGAAGATAAAGTTTGATATcaagtttgaaaatgttGTTAAACAAGTGTTTGGACGTACCATTGTCGTAAAATCATTAACAGAGGCTGCAATATTAgccaaagaatcaaaacTTAATGCCATAACTTTGGAAGGTGACCGCGCTGATAGCAGAGGTGTTTTATCTGGTGGCTATTTGGATCAACATAAGAATAATAGACTAAGCTCTTTAAAAGACTTCAAACGATCTAAAAAGGATTATTCTAAAACACAGGGAGAGCTGCAGGAAGTCAAGAAAGCATTGCAGCAAGTAGAACAACAAATTGATGAATTAAACAATACAGTCAAAGAAGCTGTCTCAAACCGGGATGCATTGCAATCTGGTATTGAGAAGAGTAGGAGCGAACTTAATGGTAGAATATCTAAGAAAATCTCTTTAGAAGACACTATCTCTACGatcaatcaaaaaattAGTAAGCTTGATTTGGAATTGCAACAATCAGAGAATAAAGTAGAAGCTTTGAACCTAGATTTAGGAAAGCCTTTTGTAAATGAGCTTGACAACAAGGAAAAATTAGAACTGGAACAAATATCCACTTCCGTTCAAGAGAAGGAAGATGACTTGAATACATGCGCATCATCTTTGAGCGAACTTTCTGCTAAACTGGATGAGTTCAACGCTGAACTTAACTCTAAGTTGATTCCCAAACTTCATGAGCTTGAGAGAAAACCTCTTACTTCTACCGAGTCACATATAAGCCAGATGTCAAATCAGAAAGAGCTTCTTGAAATGGATAGAAAAAGTGTCATTGAAACAAAAGCACGTATCGACAATGAACTTTCTACATTGGTTAGCGACATCGCTACACtgaaggagaaaaaagcTTCTCTTCAAAGAGATTTAGAGAAAGCAAACTCTCACCAGCGTTCATTGATTAAAAGGATAACTAGTTACCAGAAAAATGCTGAAAAAGTGCTAATTAAGAAGTCTAGCTTAAATTCTAGAAAAGATGAATTACAGCATTTGATAAGGGAAGTGGGAATTTTGGCTGAAGAATCCTTGAAAAGTTATAAGTCCCTTGCAAGtgatgatatattgaaaaaactAAATGTTATTACGAAATCTTTATCCCAAATGACCAATGTTAACAAGAGGGCATCTGAGAATTATTCAAGATtcgaagaaaagagaaaggagTTGAATTCAAGAGCAGATGAATTAGAGGAATCGAAAAAGTCGATTGAAACATTAATAGAACAGCTAAAAGAGCAAAAGCTTACAGCTATTGAAAAAACATTTATGAAAGTTTCTGAAAATTTCAGTGAAGTATTTGAAAACCTTGTACCACGAGGTGTGGGCAAACTAATTATCAACCGTTGCGATGACATTGCCACTCCGGAGACAACtacaagaaagagaaaaagagatatCAGACAAGTATCTTCACTTTcagaaataaaagatgaTAACAAGTACACAGGCGTGTCCATCCAGGTCTCATTCAACTCTAAAAAGGATGAACAACTCCGGGTAGAACAATTGTCTGGTGGGCAAAAGACCGTGTGCGCAATTGCTCTAATTTTAGCTATTCAGATGGTTGACCCAGCCCCATTTTACTTGTTCGATGAAGTTGATGCTGCCTTAGACAAGCAATATCGTATTGCTGTCGCTCGCACCATTAAGAGACTCTCAGATAAAGCTCAGTTCATATGTACAACATTCCGAACCGATATGATAAATGTAGCAGATACATTCTTTAGGGtgaaatttgaaaataaagtaTCTACCGTTTCTGAGGTGTCAAGAAGTGATGCAGTTAACTTCATTAGGGGAAGtaacagaaaagaagcgGATTAG
- the LAC12 gene encoding lactose permease, which translates to MTEKWSESSSLHKNTPLGAVEHKETSDSENKYHFYAEDTNETNIMDETDLPGYLSKQYLPLYGMCFIVYLCSTMQGYDGSLMGSIYTQKAYLNYYHLDVNSSTGTGLVFSIYNIGQICGAFFAPIMDWKGRKPAILIGCFGVVAASVVTAATSTKSALIGGRWMLSFFATIACSAAPAYCVEVSPMHLRGKVAGLYNTLWYVGSIVAAFTTYGTNKNFPNSSKAFKIPLYCQMIFPGLVCIFGWLLPESPRWLVGVGREEEAREFIAKYHFNGNREHPLIDFEMSEIIESFHGINMSAPLEVLDLRPLFRKRSDRYRLGLVIAMAWFGQFSGNNVCSYYLPTMLTSVGMKSVSVNVLMNGVYSIVSWVASIIGSFCHDKVGRRKMFMISTLGAALALSGLAICTARYQAGSKGASKGTLVFIYLFGVIFSFAFTPMQPIYPSEVSTNLMRSKAQLVNNVVAGVAQFVNQFAAPKAMKNIKYWFYVFYVFFDIFEFIIVYFFFVETKGKTLEELAAVFEAPNPRKASTDPVFAAQVREQMAKESEMRGIEAEKVRSTHFEEVDSLSV; encoded by the coding sequence ATGACAGAAAAGTGGAgtgaatcatcatcactacATAAAAATACTCCTTTGGGAGCAGTAGAACATAAGGAGACTTCTGATTCTGAAAATAAATACCATTTTTACGCAGAAGACACCAACGAAACTAACATTATGGATGAGACAGATCTGCCAGGATATCTATCAAAGCAATACCTACCATTGTATGGTATGTGTTTCATTGTTTATCTTTGCTCTACTATGCAAGGTTACGACGGGTCTTTGATGGGGTCTATCTATACTCAAAAGGCGTATTTGAACTATTATCATCTAGATGTAAATTCATCAACAGGCACTGGCTTGGTGTTTTCTATCTACAATATCGGTCAAATTTGCGGTGCTTTTTTTGCTCCTATTATGGACTggaaaggaagaaaaccAGCTATTTTGATTGGATGTTTCGGTGTTGTTGCAGCATCAGTAGTGACAGCAGCCACAAGTACAAAGAGTGCTTTGATTGGAGGTAGATGGATGttatctttctttgctaCAATTGCTTGCTCGGCTGCACCCGCCTATTGTGTAGAGGTTTCTCCTATGCATTTGAGAGGGAAAGTTGCTGGACTTTATAACACTCTATGGTATGTCGGTTCAATTGTTGCCGCATTCACGACTTACGGtaccaacaaaaacttTCCTAACTCCTCCAAAGCTTTTAAAATTCCATTATATTGCCAAATGATCTTCCCGGGTCTCGTTTGTATTTTCGGTTGGTTACTCCCTGAGTCCCCTAGGTGGTTGGTCGGTGTTGGTCGCGAGGAAGAAGCCCGTGAGTTTATTGCAAAGTATCATTTCAATGGTAACAGGGAACATCCTTTAATCGACTTCGAGATGTCGGAGATCATCGAGTCATTCCACGGCATCAATATGTCCGCTCCGTTGGAGGTCTTAGACCTAAGACCCTTGTTTAGAAAGAGATCTGACAGATACAGGTTAGGATTGGTCATCGCTATGGCATGGTTTGGTCAGTTTTCCGGTAACAATGTCTGTTCCTACTATTTGCCTACCATGTTAACAAGTGTTGGCATGAAATCAGTCTCGGTTAATGTGTTGATGAACGGTGTATACTCAATTGTATCTTGGGTTGCATCCATAATAGGGTCCTTCTGTCATGATAAAgtgggaagaagaaagatgttTATGATATCCACTCTAGGCGCGGCTTTAGCGTTATCAGGATTGGCAATCTGTACAGCACGTTATCAAGCCGGTAGTAAAGGAGCTTCTAAGGGAACATTGGTCTTCATTTACTTATTCGGAGTTATTTTCTCGTTTGCATTTACTCCTATGCAGCCTATCTATCCCTCTGAAGTATCAACCAATTTGATGAGATCTAAAGCTCAATTAGTAAACAATGTCGTCGCTGGCGTGGCTCAGTTTGTTAATCAATTTGCAGCTCCAAAAGCtatgaaaaatatcaaatattggTTCTACGTTTTTTATGTGTTTTTTGACATCTTCGAGTTTATCATCgtttacttcttctttgtcgAAACCAAAGGAAAGACTCTTGAAGAGTTGGCTGCTGTATTTGAGGCTCCAAACCCAAGAAAAGCATCTACTGATCCGGTCTTTGCTGCTCAGGTCAGAGAGCAGATGGCTAAAGAAAGTGAAATGAGAGGTATAGAAGCTGAAAAGGTAAGAAGCACCCATTTTGAAGAGGTTGATTCACTATCAGTTTGA